In a single window of the Gammaproteobacteria bacterium genome:
- a CDS encoding HAMP domain-containing histidine kinase, with protein sequence MAAALTPKTRGSNADDADDTGTLISSADVSLHQQLDQQSWYSIQLFALYRLLLGSLLAAGFFWGIAFVDPSSTKQTLFALSCSGFTLLAVIWVLTTRFKYPHYIAQVYAQLTADTILLVLMMHAGGGMNNGIAMLLVVNVVAAGLLLPGMASLVFAAVNTLAVLFEQLYSHLTIGTSTASYTQAGGLSAAFFATAILTMLLSRRVYESEQLASQRSLDIRNLAQLNEHIIQQMQSGVIVVDPTLRIRLINRSARLQLNLHNDVVLQTLASISNELNVRYQLWLNRPAQQPARIRNPGSPFELQPHFMPLGAEGAAGTLIILEDTTPYSRELQHVKLASLGRLTASIAHEIRNPLSAIQHAAQLLEETNTEDARLSRIIQQQTERINSIIENIMQLSRRDAITPEWITLHSCLDDFKNDFCHQQQLPATTFTLSIDPPELQIGFDPSQLHQILTNLAINSMKYGRNNAGDLFITITAGYDNLGHYFLEFTDQGSGISPEESDRIFEPFYSCGEKSAGLGLYIVRELCEFNHAHIDCRNSNMGACFRIEFADPAQLGLIDATN encoded by the coding sequence ATGGCTGCTGCGCTAACACCCAAAACGCGTGGTTCTAATGCTGACGATGCAGATGATACTGGCACGCTGATCAGCAGTGCGGATGTTTCATTGCATCAACAACTGGATCAGCAATCGTGGTATTCCATCCAGTTATTTGCTTTATATCGTTTATTGTTAGGCAGTTTACTTGCCGCAGGATTTTTCTGGGGCATCGCTTTTGTGGATCCTTCATCCACCAAACAAACGTTGTTTGCACTGAGTTGCAGCGGCTTCACGCTGTTAGCGGTTATTTGGGTATTAACGACGCGTTTTAAATATCCGCATTACATCGCGCAGGTTTACGCCCAACTCACTGCCGATACTATTTTATTAGTCTTAATGATGCACGCTGGCGGCGGCATGAATAACGGCATTGCAATGTTACTGGTGGTCAATGTGGTTGCCGCCGGTTTATTACTGCCCGGCATGGCGAGTTTGGTATTTGCAGCGGTTAACACCTTAGCGGTTTTGTTTGAACAACTGTATTCCCATTTAACGATAGGCACGTCCACTGCTTCTTATACTCAAGCCGGTGGTTTAAGCGCCGCATTTTTTGCTACCGCTATTTTAACCATGTTGTTGAGCCGCCGTGTTTATGAGAGCGAACAACTGGCAAGCCAACGCAGTTTGGATATTCGCAATCTTGCCCAACTAAACGAACATATTATTCAACAAATGCAAAGCGGTGTAATAGTCGTTGATCCTACGCTACGTATTCGTCTCATTAATCGCTCTGCACGCTTACAATTAAATTTACATAATGATGTTGTATTGCAAACACTGGCAAGTATTTCTAATGAATTAAACGTGCGTTACCAACTGTGGCTTAATCGGCCCGCGCAACAACCCGCGCGCATTCGCAATCCCGGCAGCCCTTTTGAATTACAGCCTCATTTTATGCCATTAGGTGCAGAAGGTGCCGCAGGTACATTAATCATCTTGGAAGACACCACGCCTTATTCACGTGAATTACAACACGTCAAACTGGCTTCCTTAGGCCGCTTAACGGCGAGTATCGCGCATGAAATTCGCAATCCACTTTCGGCTATTCAACATGCGGCGCAATTACTCGAAGAAACCAATACGGAAGACGCACGTTTGTCGCGCATTATTCAGCAGCAAACCGAACGCATTAACAGCATTATTGAAAATATTATGCAGCTCTCACGCCGCGACGCGATTACACCTGAATGGATTACCTTGCACAGCTGTTTAGATGATTTTAAAAATGATTTTTGTCATCAGCAGCAATTACCGGCAACTACTTTCACTCTAAGTATTGACCCGCCAGAACTACAAATTGGTTTTGATCCTTCGCAACTGCATCAAATATTAACCAACCTCGCGATTAACAGTATGAAATACGGTCGGAATAACGCGGGCGATTTATTCATCACCATCACCGCAGGTTACGATAATCTCGGTCATTATTTTTTAGAATTTACCGATCAAGGTAGCGGTATCAGCCCCGAAGAAAGTGATCGTATTTTTGAACCCTTTTATTCGTGTGGCGAAAAAAGTGCCGGCCTCGGTCTTTATATTGTGCGGGAATTATGTGAGTTCAATCACGCGCATATTGATTGTCGTAACAGTAATATGGGTGCGTGTTTCCGCATAGAATTTGCTGATCCAGCACAACTCGGTTTGATCGATGCTACTAATTAA
- a CDS encoding sigma-54-dependent Fis family transcriptional regulator, translated as MSPIRKVLIVDDEPDICELLEITLGRMGLQTHAVQTFQAAIQQLKTESYDLCLTDMRLPDGDGLNVIAHIQQHCPNTPVAMITAHGNMEAAIKALKLGAFDFVSKPVDLKNLREMVSSALKLSSNTNKTLSVKTNANTQLLLGESPIMHALRGLIAKLARSQAPVFIYGESGTGKERVARLIHAQGPRADKPFVAVNCGAIPTELMESEFFGHAKGSFTGAVADKEGLFLSAQGGTLFLDEIAELPAHMQVKLLRAIQEKAIRPVGSNREQHVDVRILSATHQDLRQRVEQQQFRQDLYYRLNVIQVDVPALRDRVSDIPLLAKHLLDTIAHEYGATNVQLEDSAIALLQDYPFPGNVRELENILERAVALSEHSLLTAADINLPDEALASNYPSTKDHPNLGYDTDNDANLDHQLADQERESILQALEQTRWNKTRAAEVLGLSFRQLRYRIKKLGLE; from the coding sequence ATGAGCCCCATCCGCAAAGTTTTGATCGTTGACGATGAACCCGATATTTGTGAGTTACTCGAAATCACCTTAGGTCGTATGGGTTTACAAACGCATGCGGTACAAACTTTTCAAGCAGCTATTCAACAACTAAAAACTGAATCGTATGATTTATGTTTAACCGATATGCGTTTACCCGATGGCGATGGTCTTAACGTCATTGCCCATATTCAACAACACTGTCCCAACACACCGGTGGCGATGATTACCGCGCACGGCAATATGGAAGCGGCGATTAAAGCCTTAAAACTCGGTGCCTTTGATTTTGTATCAAAACCGGTGGACTTAAAAAATCTACGTGAAATGGTTAGCAGCGCTTTAAAACTAAGCAGTAATACTAATAAAACGCTGTCCGTTAAAACCAATGCTAATACTCAGTTATTACTCGGCGAATCTCCGATCATGCATGCATTGCGTGGACTCATTGCCAAGCTCGCACGCAGCCAAGCTCCGGTCTTTATATATGGTGAATCGGGCACCGGTAAAGAACGCGTGGCGCGATTGATTCATGCGCAAGGTCCACGGGCAGACAAACCCTTCGTGGCAGTCAACTGCGGCGCTATCCCCACGGAATTAATGGAAAGCGAATTTTTTGGGCATGCCAAAGGCAGTTTCACCGGTGCGGTAGCGGATAAAGAAGGTTTATTCCTGAGCGCCCAAGGCGGAACCTTGTTTTTAGATGAAATCGCCGAGTTGCCAGCACATATGCAAGTCAAATTGCTGCGCGCTATTCAAGAAAAAGCGATTCGCCCGGTGGGCAGCAACCGCGAACAACATGTCGATGTGCGTATCCTCAGTGCTACGCATCAAGATTTGCGTCAACGGGTTGAACAACAACAATTCCGCCAAGATTTGTATTACCGCTTGAATGTGATCCAAGTAGACGTGCCGGCCTTACGCGATCGGGTCAGCGATATTCCTTTATTGGCTAAACATTTACTCGACACTATCGCCCATGAATACGGCGCAACGAATGTGCAGTTAGAAGACTCAGCGATTGCATTACTGCAGGATTATCCATTTCCGGGGAATGTGCGCGAATTGGAAAATATTCTAGAACGCGCGGTGGCTTTAAGTGAGCATAGCCTTTTAACCGCCGCCGATATCAATTTGCCGGATGAAGCCCTGGCTAGCAACTATCCCTCAACCAAGGACCATCCTAATCTCGGTTATGACACGGACAACGATGCCAATCTTGACCATCAACTCGCCGATCAAGAACGTGAATCTATCCTGCAAGCCCTAGAACAAACCCGCTGGAACAAAACCCGCGCAGCGGAAGTATTAGGTTTGAGCTTTCGCCAACTGCGTTATCGCATCAAAAAACTCGGTTTAGAGTAA
- a CDS encoding pilin, with the protein MKKMQSGFTLIELMIVVAIIGILAAIALPAYQDYLVRARVTEGLSMAASAKTTVAENAASATPLNSGWSAPAVTDNVGGVDLDDTNGTITISYTDASGGNGKTITLVPTDDNGALVSGTPPTGSIKWDCTGGDLDAKYRPANCRS; encoded by the coding sequence ATGAAAAAAATGCAATCAGGTTTTACCCTCATCGAACTGATGATCGTGGTAGCCATTATCGGTATCTTAGCCGCTATTGCCTTACCCGCTTATCAGGATTACCTAGTCCGCGCTCGTGTTACTGAAGGCCTTAGTATGGCTGCTTCTGCTAAAACCACAGTAGCAGAAAATGCAGCTTCTGCTACTCCTCTAAACTCCGGTTGGAGCGCTCCTGCAGTCACCGATAATGTAGGCGGTGTAGATTTAGATGATACGAATGGTACGATTACCATATCTTATACCGATGCTTCTGGTGGTAATGGAAAGACAATCACGTTGGTACCCACTGATGATAACGGCGCTTTAGTATCAGGTACACCACCCACTGGTTCTATCAAATGGGATTGTACTGGTGGTGATTTAGACGCTAAATACAGACCTGCAAATTGCCGTTCGTAA
- the pilB gene encoding type IV-A pilus assembly ATPase PilB, giving the protein MVTPASNIKLSGLAKRLVQDGLITADQVNDAQINAKKQKVSLASYLVEEKKLNAAHIAIAAGSEFGIPVFDISTFDMDSLPKELLDEKLSRTHQALPLYKRGNRLFVAIADPMNLVALDEIKFNTGTPTEPLIVEANKLNRLIDVALSAKDTSMQDLGDLDDDLENLDISGGDDDARAKDTGGVEGANDTPVVRFVNKVLLDAINKGASDIHLEPYEKFYRVRFRIDGMLYEVAKPPLNMSVRITARIKVMSRMDISERRVPQDGRIKLKVSKTRAIDFRVNSCPTLFGEKVVLRILDPSSAKLGIDALGYEPEQKAAYMKALGNPYGMILVTGPTGSGKTVSLYTGLNILNTPECNISTAEDPAEINMPGVNQVNVNPRAGLDFASALRAFLRQDPDVIMVGEIRDLETANIAIKAAQTGHMVLSTLHTNDAPQTLSRLLNMGVPPFNIASAVTLIIAQRLARRLCDCKALDNVPAEALKAEGFSQQEIDAGIKIYKPAGCDRCGGSGYKGRTGIYQVLPISDAIARIIMEGGNAIQIADQAQKEGIKNLRQSALKKVKDGFIGLTEANRVTKD; this is encoded by the coding sequence ATGGTGACACCTGCGTCCAATATAAAACTAAGCGGTTTAGCAAAACGACTGGTACAAGACGGTTTAATCACCGCCGACCAAGTTAATGACGCCCAGATTAACGCTAAAAAACAAAAAGTCAGCTTAGCTAGCTATTTAGTGGAAGAGAAAAAGCTTAATGCCGCCCACATTGCGATCGCCGCAGGCAGTGAATTTGGAATTCCCGTGTTCGATATCAGCACGTTCGACATGGATTCTTTGCCTAAAGAATTACTCGATGAAAAATTAAGCCGCACGCACCAAGCGCTGCCGCTTTATAAACGTGGTAATCGTTTATTTGTCGCCATCGCCGACCCGATGAATTTGGTCGCCTTAGATGAAATAAAATTTAACACTGGCACACCTACCGAACCCCTTATTGTTGAAGCGAATAAACTCAATCGTTTAATTGATGTGGCATTGAGTGCCAAAGATACCTCTATGCAAGATCTAGGGGATTTGGATGATGATCTAGAAAACTTAGATATTAGCGGCGGCGATGATGATGCCCGCGCTAAAGACACTGGCGGTGTTGAAGGCGCTAATGATACTCCAGTGGTGCGCTTTGTTAACAAAGTGCTGCTAGATGCTATTAATAAAGGCGCATCGGATATTCACTTAGAACCTTACGAAAAATTTTATCGAGTACGGTTTCGCATTGACGGCATGTTGTACGAAGTAGCCAAGCCACCTTTAAATATGTCGGTGCGTATTACCGCACGTATTAAAGTAATGTCGCGCATGGATATTTCCGAACGCCGCGTGCCACAAGACGGCCGAATTAAACTAAAAGTTTCTAAAACCCGCGCCATTGATTTCCGGGTAAACAGTTGCCCCACTTTATTTGGCGAAAAAGTTGTATTACGAATTTTGGATCCTTCTAGCGCTAAACTCGGAATTGATGCCTTAGGTTACGAGCCCGAACAAAAAGCCGCGTATATGAAAGCGCTAGGCAATCCTTACGGCATGATCTTAGTCACAGGTCCTACCGGCAGCGGTAAAACTGTATCTTTATATACCGGTTTAAATATTTTAAATACTCCGGAATGCAATATCTCAACGGCGGAAGATCCGGCCGAAATTAATATGCCCGGCGTTAATCAGGTTAACGTCAATCCTCGTGCAGGTTTAGATTTTGCTTCTGCGCTACGCGCCTTTTTACGCCAAGATCCTGATGTGATCATGGTCGGCGAAATTCGGGATTTAGAAACCGCAAACATCGCGATTAAAGCTGCACAAACCGGTCACATGGTCTTATCAACATTACACACGAATGACGCACCACAAACGTTATCGCGCTTGCTTAATATGGGCGTGCCACCTTTTAATATTGCATCTGCCGTTACGCTGATTATTGCGCAGCGTCTGGCGCGGCGTTTATGCGATTGCAAAGCGCTGGATAATGTCCCAGCGGAAGCTTTAAAAGCCGAAGGTTTTAGCCAACAAGAAATTGATGCCGGTATTAAAATTTACAAACCGGCAGGTTGTGATCGTTGCGGTGGCTCCGGTTATAAAGGCCGTACTGGTATCTATCAGGTATTGCCTATTTCAGATGCTATTGCGCGTATCATTATGGAAGGCGGCAATGCTATTCAAATCGCCGATCAAGCGCAGAAAGAAGGCATTAAAAATTTACGTCAATCCGCTTTAAAGAAAGTAAAAGATGGTTTCATCGGACTGACCGAAGCAAACCGCGTTACTAAAGACTAA
- a CDS encoding type II secretion system F family protein, translating into MAVTARAKEFFLYEGTDRRGNRVKGEVEGFSPELVKANLRKQGINPIKVKKKGKSLLGSFGKKITPKEIAIFARQLATMMSSGVPLVQAFEIVGRGHANLAMQDLIMNIKADVEGGSNLSQALAKHPEQFDDLFVNLVAAGEQSGTLETLLDKIAIYKEKTEAIKGKIKKALFYPAAVVVVALIVCTILLLFVVPQFQEVFKGFGADLPAFTLMVIGLSELLQAYWWAVFGGIVAGIATLIEFKKRSEKFRILIDRLVLKAPVFGDILVKASIARFARTMATMFAAGVPLVEAMDSVARSAGNLIYTAAILKMKDEIATGEQLQTAMRRTGLFPNMVVQMVAIGEESGSVDAMLSKVADFYEDEVDNAVDALSSLLEPMIMAILGVLVGGLVVAMYLPIFKMGSVV; encoded by the coding sequence ATGGCGGTAACAGCACGCGCAAAAGAATTTTTCCTTTACGAAGGCACGGATCGCCGTGGTAATCGTGTCAAAGGCGAAGTTGAAGGCTTCAGTCCAGAACTCGTTAAAGCCAATTTACGTAAACAAGGCATTAACCCGATTAAAGTTAAGAAAAAAGGCAAATCACTATTAGGTAGTTTTGGCAAAAAAATCACGCCCAAAGAAATTGCCATTTTCGCTCGACAACTGGCGACGATGATGTCTTCCGGTGTTCCCTTAGTACAAGCCTTTGAAATTGTCGGTCGTGGCCACGCTAATTTAGCCATGCAAGACTTAATTATGAATATCAAAGCTGACGTAGAAGGTGGCTCTAATCTTTCACAAGCCCTGGCTAAACACCCAGAACAATTTGATGATTTATTTGTGAACTTAGTAGCAGCTGGCGAGCAATCCGGTACTTTAGAAACACTACTCGATAAAATCGCCATCTATAAAGAAAAAACTGAAGCCATTAAAGGCAAAATCAAAAAAGCTCTTTTTTATCCGGCCGCCGTGGTCGTGGTTGCGCTGATCGTATGCACCATCTTACTGTTATTTGTAGTACCGCAATTCCAAGAGGTTTTTAAAGGTTTCGGCGCAGATTTACCGGCCTTTACGTTAATGGTTATCGGCTTATCCGAACTTTTGCAAGCTTATTGGTGGGCGGTTTTTGGTGGAATAGTAGCGGGTATTGCTACTTTAATTGAATTTAAAAAACGTTCTGAAAAATTTCGTATTTTAATAGACCGCTTGGTACTAAAAGCCCCCGTCTTCGGCGACATTCTAGTCAAAGCTTCTATTGCTCGTTTTGCGCGTACCATGGCCACTATGTTTGCAGCAGGCGTACCATTAGTTGAAGCCATGGACTCTGTCGCACGTTCTGCTGGAAATCTTATTTACACCGCTGCTATTTTGAAAATGAAAGATGAAATTGCAACAGGTGAACAATTACAAACCGCGATGCGACGCACCGGACTTTTCCCCAACATGGTGGTGCAAATGGTGGCCATCGGCGAAGAATCTGGCTCGGTGGACGCTATGTTAAGCAAAGTGGCCGACTTCTATGAAGATGAAGTCGATAACGCGGTTGATGCATTAAGCAGCCTTTTAGAACCAATGATCATGGCTATTCTCGGTGTGCTCGTTGGTGGTCTAGTGGTTGCCATGTATCTACCTATTTTCAAAATGGGTTCCGTGGTGTAA
- a CDS encoding prepilin peptidase: protein MFSALQANIGLLLFAAIVVGLVVGSFLNVVMHRLPIMMMLEWRETAEDYQKNPPQNLPANISEKTFNLMTPRSRCPHCGHAISAWENIPVISFLLLRGRCVQCKTPISWQYPIIECVSAILAAIAVWQFDFTILALWAAVLSWALLALTVIDFKTYYLPDKITLPFIWLGLLINLQNGFVSLSAAVIGATAGYLSLWLFYHLFKSITGKEGMGYGDFKLFAMLGAWLGWQALPGIIVLSAVVGSIVGLSLIIFFKRDRHHAIPFGPYLAGAGWIYLLWGTAINQSYWRWLQPL, encoded by the coding sequence ATATTTTCTGCTTTACAAGCTAATATAGGCTTGCTGTTGTTCGCCGCTATTGTGGTGGGTTTAGTAGTCGGTAGTTTTCTAAATGTGGTGATGCACCGCCTACCGATTATGATGATGCTAGAGTGGCGCGAAACAGCGGAAGACTATCAAAAAAATCCTCCGCAGAATTTGCCTGCAAATATATCTGAAAAAACTTTTAATCTGATGACACCGCGCTCGCGCTGCCCTCATTGTGGACACGCGATTAGCGCATGGGAAAATATTCCCGTCATCAGCTTTCTATTATTACGTGGTCGTTGCGTACAATGCAAAACGCCCATTAGCTGGCAATATCCTATTATTGAATGCGTCAGTGCAATACTCGCGGCAATTGCAGTATGGCAATTTGATTTTACGATCCTAGCATTATGGGCGGCCGTTTTATCTTGGGCGTTATTAGCATTAACGGTTATCGATTTTAAAACTTATTACCTGCCCGATAAAATTACTTTACCTTTTATTTGGTTAGGTTTATTAATTAATTTACAAAATGGTTTTGTCAGTTTATCTGCTGCGGTCATAGGTGCAACCGCAGGATATTTAAGCTTATGGCTGTTTTACCATCTCTTCAAATCCATCACAGGTAAAGAAGGTATGGGTTATGGCGACTTTAAACTTTTTGCCATGCTCGGTGCGTGGCTAGGTTGGCAAGCACTGCCAGGAATTATTGTTCTATCTGCAGTAGTAGGTTCAATCGTTGGATTAAGTTTAATTATTTTCTTTAAACGCGATCGCCATCACGCTATTCCCTTTGGACCTTATCTTGCGGGAGCAGGTTGGATTTATCTATTATGGGGCACTGCCATTAATCAATCATATTGGCGTTGGCTACAACCTCTGTAA
- the zapD gene encoding cell division protein ZapD, with protein sequence MLVVGLTGGIGSGKSTVAELFAKRGINVIDADIVARELVEPGQAALHDIIDTFGRQVLNAEGRLNRSALREIVFNDSSQRAKLESILHPRIRTAMLEQLENVKSEYCLFVIPLLVDTGYWDMIDKITVVDLEEHSQIERVIARDGVSREQVANILDAQISREERVAAADYIINNEQNSDTLDSQVEHLHQEFLNLTRQKYNTPAPQNANTEEDRVIYEHPLTERIRTFLRLENLFNRADYHLQQNSEWDAHALVHTLVELTNLANRGDLKSEIIKELERQQSAIARNRTTPHIERSQVEKILIDQQLLLKNLLENREQLGQHMKTDGFFSTLRQRLSIPGGACEFDLPAYAHWLRLNGDQRRKIAEPWLTPFKTAIDAISLCLNVIRQSTPAQAKIAGCGFFEESLQSHQDTQLLRVFVPKTLSCYPAISAGRHRFSIRFLQATATDLHSGQSDRDIRFQLALCGF encoded by the coding sequence ATGTTAGTAGTTGGACTCACTGGCGGCATTGGAAGCGGCAAATCCACGGTTGCGGAATTATTTGCTAAACGTGGCATCAATGTTATTGATGCTGATATTGTAGCGCGTGAACTTGTCGAACCTGGACAAGCAGCGCTACACGATATTATTGATACTTTCGGTCGTCAGGTATTGAATGCTGAAGGTCGACTCAATCGTAGCGCCTTACGTGAAATTGTATTTAACGACTCTTCACAACGCGCCAAACTTGAAAGCATTCTACATCCGCGTATTCGTACTGCCATGTTAGAACAATTAGAGAATGTTAAATCTGAATATTGTTTATTTGTTATTCCATTGCTAGTGGATACTGGCTATTGGGATATGATCGATAAAATTACGGTAGTCGATCTCGAAGAACATTCACAAATTGAACGCGTCATTGCGCGTGATGGCGTGAGCCGCGAACAAGTGGCTAATATTTTAGACGCACAAATTAGTCGAGAAGAAAGAGTCGCTGCAGCTGATTACATTATCAATAATGAACAAAATAGCGACACACTCGATTCGCAAGTTGAACATTTACACCAAGAATTTTTAAATTTAACTCGACAAAAATATAACACGCCTGCTCCACAAAACGCCAATACCGAAGAAGACCGCGTTATTTATGAACACCCTCTCACCGAACGTATACGAACATTTCTACGTTTAGAAAATTTATTTAACCGTGCCGATTACCATTTGCAGCAAAACTCCGAATGGGATGCGCATGCGCTGGTGCATACACTGGTAGAGCTAACCAATCTCGCCAATCGTGGCGATTTAAAAAGTGAAATCATTAAAGAACTTGAGCGTCAACAGAGCGCCATTGCTCGCAATCGCACCACACCTCATATCGAGCGCAGCCAAGTCGAAAAAATACTAATCGACCAACAACTGTTATTAAAAAATTTACTCGAAAATCGCGAACAACTTGGACAACACATGAAGACGGATGGCTTTTTTAGCACCCTACGTCAACGTTTATCTATTCCTGGTGGCGCCTGTGAATTTGATTTGCCGGCATACGCCCATTGGTTACGACTCAACGGTGACCAGCGTCGTAAAATTGCTGAACCTTGGTTAACGCCTTTTAAAACAGCTATTGATGCAATTAGTTTATGTTTAAATGTCATTCGTCAGAGCACACCAGCGCAAGCTAAAATTGCAGGCTGTGGCTTTTTTGAAGAAAGCTTGCAATCACATCAAGACACTCAACTATTGCGCGTTTTTGTACCCAAAACACTTTCTTGCTACCCTGCTATTAGCGCTGGTCGACATCGTTTTAGCATTCGCTTTTTACAAGCCACCGCAACCGATTTACATTCGGGACAATCAGATCGAGATATTCGTTTCCAATTAGCGCTTTGCGGTTTTTAA
- a CDS encoding Nudix family hydrolase: MSLSTPNTAPDTRKRITVVAGVIQDSAGRVLIARRHNDAHQGGKWEFPGGKLEVGESLLQALARELEEELGIHIQKTAPLISIQHDYSDKSISLHVFRVNDYLDCPRSLENQPLAWCWPDELNPENFPAANVPIIHALQLPPVYVVSADCKIGEETEFIEVAKSVLQNGAKLLQLRCPSLPKNRFISLAQTLKNLCETKSAKLMLNMPPDEFDSSIGHGLHLSSHYLHAINKNTLTDIAWVSAACHDVTELQRATELGVNFALISPVCVTRSHAEKTPLGWEKFAELTAQANFPIYALGGMNSSMIKEVQALGAQGVAGISAFWKK, encoded by the coding sequence ATGTCACTATCAACGCCGAATACCGCACCTGATACTCGCAAAAGAATTACGGTTGTTGCTGGCGTTATTCAAGATAGTGCTGGACGTGTTTTAATCGCGAGACGACATAACGATGCTCATCAAGGTGGAAAGTGGGAATTTCCGGGTGGAAAATTAGAAGTTGGTGAATCGCTTTTGCAAGCGTTAGCACGTGAATTAGAAGAAGAGTTAGGCATTCATATACAAAAAACCGCACCATTAATTAGCATCCAGCATGATTATTCTGATAAATCTATTTCATTACATGTATTTCGCGTAAATGATTATTTGGATTGTCCTAGAAGTTTAGAAAATCAACCATTAGCTTGGTGCTGGCCCGACGAATTAAATCCAGAAAATTTTCCTGCGGCAAACGTGCCGATTATTCACGCTTTACAATTGCCGCCTGTGTATGTGGTTAGCGCGGATTGTAAAATAGGTGAGGAAACTGAATTTATTGAAGTGGCAAAATCAGTATTACAAAATGGCGCAAAATTATTGCAGCTTCGCTGTCCAAGTTTACCGAAAAATAGATTTATTAGTTTGGCGCAGACGTTAAAAAACTTATGTGAAACAAAAAGCGCTAAATTAATGCTTAATATGCCGCCTGATGAATTTGATTCATCTATTGGACATGGCCTACATCTATCGTCACATTATCTGCACGCGATAAATAAAAATACATTAACTGATATAGCATGGGTATCTGCAGCTTGTCACGATGTCACTGAATTACAGCGTGCTACAGAATTAGGTGTGAATTTTGCGCTTATTTCCCCTGTCTGTGTAACGCGCAGTCATGCTGAAAAAACGCCACTCGGTTGGGAAAAATTTGCTGAATTAACAGCGCAAGCGAATTTTCCGATTTATGCTTTGGGTGGCATGAATTCGAGCATGATAAAAGAAGTGCAAGCTTTAGGTGCGCAAGGTGTTGCGGGCATTAGTGCGTTTTGGAAAAAATAG